The segment ACGGTAAAGTTCATGAATGACCAGCAAGTCTCGGTAGGCTTTGCGGCTAAGCAGCGTGAGCTCCTGCACCTCGGCTTGTTCGGCGATGATGGCAAGGTTCCGTCCAACGTAACCGAGTTGAAGTCTGATGGCTTTGCGAATCACTTTTGGTCCCGGCCTTCGTTGCTTGGAGACGGCAAGAAATGGTTTGCGCGCCTTTTCCCGGTACGTACGTGGTTTCGCCGTTTGTCCGATGAACGGTTCATGCAACGTATCGATGATCGCTTCGAGCTTCTCCCGCGCTTCATTCAGCAGGTTCAGATCTGTGGGATATGATACATCCGCTGGCGCGCAAGTGGCATCTACCAGCATGGTCCCTTGATTTTGCAAAGCTGTCGCTTCTGATGCTGTCGATACCAGATGCGCTTCAGAAACAAACGTTGTCGCTTCAGGACTCTCTGGCATTGCGGCCGTCTGGGGTGGTCCTGCTTTTGACGATTCATCCGCCGCCTCCACAAACATCGTCTGCTGTTCGGCTTGAACGGCAAGGACTTCCTTCTTCGAGCGCTTTACTTTTCCTTGAGCACCGCCGCTTGCGTCATTGCTGTCTTCATCGTCTTTTGTTTCCTTCGCGCCCGTGGAGGCGACGAGCTCGTTCAGTTCAGCCAGCACTTCCGTCAAGCGCTTTCGGAAATGCGTCATCATGGAATGATGGAACGGCTGCTTCATCGCGAATCCGGGCAGACCGATGAAGTATTGCATATAGGGATTTTCACGAATCGATTCCAGGGTTTCTCTGTCCGTCAACTGCATACGCTCTTGAATGATTAATGCACCAAGCCCCATCCGCAAACGGATCGTTTGTTGACCGCGGAGCGTGTCTTTGAAAAACTGTCCGTACTTTTTCTCGGCTTCCACCCAAGGCACCAACCGCGCCAACTGAACCCAGCGATTTTCTTCGTTCAGTTTCCCTCCGAAAGGGAGAAAGAAATCGCCTGGCATGATCCATTGATTTTCGAGATACGAAATGTTTCGAGTTGCAATGGCGCTTGAGAAACCATGGGAACTCACGCACATTGAATATGATGATCAGGATGAAGCCTGGCATTTGTTTGTCGATTTCGAGAAAGGCGCTGAGTTCGCTTGTCCCAACTGCGGGGCATCAAGCAAGGTTCATGATACTGCCCAGAAACATTGGCGGCATCTTGATTTCTGGAATTGGAAAACCTATATCCATGCCAGAGTACCAAGAACAGAGTGCGCGAATTGCGGTAAAATATTGCTTCTCCCTGTTGCATGGTCACGTCCGAAGTCACACTTTACGCTGTATTTTGAAGCCTGGGCCATGCGTCTCATGGCAGAAATGCCTGTGAATGCTGCCGCCCGTGAGCTTCGAGAGCATGATACCCGCATGTGGCGGATCTTTCGTTACTACGTGAATACAGCGATGACAGCATTGGATTTGTCGAAAGTGAAGCGAGTTGCCGTGGATGAGACTTCTGCACGCCGTGGCCATCGTTATATTACGTTGTTTGTAGATGTCGATACCAAGTTAGTGCTGTACGCGACGGAAGGCAAAGGGAAAGTTACCCTTGTACGCTTTCACAACCATTTGCTGGATCAAGGCGTAGAACCCGCGCAGATACAGGAGTTTTGCAGCGACATGTCGGTCTCTTTTATAAGCGGGATTGAAGAGCAGTTTCCCACAGCAGCATTGACTTTCGATAAATTTCATGTGATGAAGTTGGTCAATGAAGCCGTTGACGATGTGCGTAAATCGGAACAAAAAGAAGCTCCGCAACTCAAGAAAACAAAGTATCTCTGGTTAAAGAATGAAGCCAATCTAAAGACGGAGCAGAAGGAAGAACTGCAAAGTCTCAAAGACAGCAACTTGAAGACGGGCAGAGCATATCGCTTAAAGCTCGCGATGCAGGACTTATGGACGACGCCTCATCTACTTGCTGATGTGTATCTTCGTGAATGGGTCGGCTGGGCGAGACGATCTCAACTGGAGCCCATGATGAAACTTGCTAAAACCATTAAAACGCATGAAGAAGGCATACTTCGATGGTTTCATAGTAAGATGACAAACGGATTGCTTGAGGGTATTAATGGACTTGTTCAAGCTTCTAAACGCAAAGCTCGCGGATACCGAAACGTGAATAATTTGATTGCTATGGTTTACATGACTGCTAACAAAACACGACTTCCAGCCCTCGCTGCACGAAGGAGCTGAACTCGTCAGTTCCCTCTTTCCCTTTATACCAGATTTTAAAGAAACTCTCAGATCTAAGCGATCCTATGAATCTACAGAATTCGGTGTTAGCCACTCAATCCAGCGAAGAGCCTAATTTTATTTGTCAGTTACGGTTCAACTTAATACTTAAAAGTAGTATAAGTTAAAGCTTAGGTATTTAGCAGGTTTCTTTAAAAGATGACTAGAATTAATATCCCAATATAGAATTTTTCTTGTTGATTCCATTTGGTAGATTTAGAGGATTTTGATGATCATTGTCGAAGATAAAATTTAGAAGTGCTGCTGGAAGCAGTAAGGAATGGTTTGGGAGCGGAGCGATAGTGATGAAGGTAACGTTAGACCAATTCAAGAAGTGTTTATTCCATAGAAATCTTGAAGTGATGAACTTCGAAGATCTTTCCTGTAGAATCCGAGGATTGCATAAAGATGAAGAAATTTGTAAATCGGATACTCAGGAGACATTCGATTCGTTGTTGGAGCTATATGCCCACTTCTATAGCATAATGGAGGCCAATCTGCACATTCTTGGAACTGCATTGAACTTTCAGGAGGACTTGCGAAAGCGTCGGGTTGAGTGTGAGTCAAGCGTGGAGCGCAAGTGGATAAGGCATCTGACAGAATACGCCTATATTTCAGTCGAAGATTTCCATCCAGAGT is part of the Paenibacillus algicola genome and harbors:
- a CDS encoding transposase: MPGDFFLPFGGKLNEENRWVQLARLVPWVEAEKKYGQFFKDTLRGQQTIRLRMGLGALIIQERMQLTDRETLESIRENPYMQYFIGLPGFAMKQPFHHSMMTHFRKRLTEVLAELNELVASTGAKETKDDEDSNDASGGAQGKVKRSKKEVLAVQAEQQTMFVEAADESSKAGPPQTAAMPESPEATTFVSEAHLVSTASEATALQNQGTMLVDATCAPADVSYPTDLNLLNEAREKLEAIIDTLHEPFIGQTAKPRTYREKARKPFLAVSKQRRPGPKVIRKAIRLQLGYVGRNLAIIAEQAEVQELTLLSRKAYRDLLVIHELYRQQLHMYNARSHQMEDRIVSIHQPHIRPIVRGKAKARVEFGAKIAVSMTKGYAFLDRLSWDNFNESTTLIDVIEKYRKRMGFYPAVVQADQIYRTRENRSFCKQHGIRLRGPALGRKPKNGPTSEEKQVLKQDTGERNAIEGKFGEGKRKYGLGCIRARLAKTSESVITLQLLVMNLERRLRVLFFLIFTMQSRGRLALKAG
- a CDS encoding ISL3 family transposase, which encodes MALEKPWELTHIEYDDQDEAWHLFVDFEKGAEFACPNCGASSKVHDTAQKHWRHLDFWNWKTYIHARVPRTECANCGKILLLPVAWSRPKSHFTLYFEAWAMRLMAEMPVNAAARELREHDTRMWRIFRYYVNTAMTALDLSKVKRVAVDETSARRGHRYITLFVDVDTKLVLYATEGKGKVTLVRFHNHLLDQGVEPAQIQEFCSDMSVSFISGIEEQFPTAALTFDKFHVMKLVNEAVDDVRKSEQKEAPQLKKTKYLWLKNEANLKTEQKEELQSLKDSNLKTGRAYRLKLAMQDLWTTPHLLADVYLREWVGWARRSQLEPMMKLAKTIKTHEEGILRWFHSKMTNGLLEGINGLVQASKRKARGYRNVNNLIAMVYMTANKTRLPALAARRS